The following proteins are encoded in a genomic region of Brachypodium distachyon strain Bd21 chromosome 1, Brachypodium_distachyon_v3.0, whole genome shotgun sequence:
- the LOC100821373 gene encoding protein DYAD — protein MDAETVVPAASAADLQDSPMRPQVSKYYYKKRLTGHSRNGKDNNSQDPKIQCPSSPLSRQSLSTSAVPSFHAGGFYEIDHERLPPKSPIHLKSVRVVQVSEHTSLDVTVSFPSLMALRSFFSSFPAPSTGPELDERFVMSSNHAARILRRRVAEQEIQSEMHQDSFWLVRPCLYDFSASSHPALLHDALSSPEAPPAPAASSCLLTTLKCDGAGWGVRRRVRYIGRHRDASKEPTMDGYETEASVKEQQRPAQEDKRSSMNGKRKRDVAERIKDKPSNERKKRKKSYKSPKKEKKRRVEAKDGDPRRGKDRWSAERYAAAERSLLEIMRSSGARFGAPVMRQALREQARKHIGDTGLLDHLLKHMAGRVPDGSTERFRRRHNADGAMEYWLEPADLAEVRREAGVSDPYWVPPPGWKPGDDVSPAVGDLLVKRQVEELAEELNGVKRQMEQLSSNMVQLGKEAKSESDRAYSSWKEKYHKVVKANEKLEKQVLSLKDTYENMVHKNGKLKKEVRSLKDKYELVVDKNDKLEEQMASLSSSFLSLKEQFLSPRNGDKLKMGRDEVAVAHKDGKQAIVCIDGGDETSQRADGTVVQAGEKRTVRKSSFRICKPQGTFLWPSMGSGTAISSRGGSSGISFGIGPDQQLPRSGSSCPSVGPSSRAPVEVVIASPMDEHALLGDFSTPPSASSTNKAIAKLLPLPSPRSPLQPQPLFAAATTPGFTVPALHSFSGLTLRHADSSAPCGAREMMAMFNAEAGGITTVGTDLALATPSYC, from the exons ATGGACGCAGAGACGGTGGTTCCTGCAGCATCCGCAGCTGACCTGCAGGACTCGCCCATG AGGCCACAGGTGAGCAAGTACTACTACAAGAAGAGGCTTACAGGCCACAGCAGAAATGGCAAGGATAATAACAGCCAGGACCCAAAGATCCAATGCCCCAGCTCGCCTTTGAGCAGGCAAAGCCTGTCCACTTCTGCCGTCCCCAGCTTCCATGCCG GAGGGTTCTACGAGATCGACCACGAGAGGCTGCCCCCCAAATCCCCAATCCATCTCAAGTCCGTACGCGTTGTGCAG GTGAGTGAGCACACGAGCCTTGATGTCACAGTGAGCTTCCCGTCCCTCATGGCGCTGCgaagcttcttctcctccttcccggCGCCCAGCACTGGGCCGGAGCTCGACGAGCGCTTCGTCATGAGCAGCAACCACGCCGCGCGGATCCTGCGCCGCCGGGTGGCTGAGCAGGAGATCCAGAGCGAGATGCACCAGGACAGCTTCTGGCTTGTCAGGCCCTGCCTCTATGACTTCAGCGCGTCGTCCCACCCAGCGCTGCTACATGACGCGCTGTCGTCGCCCGAAGCTCCACCGGCTCCGGCTGCCAGCTCCTGTCTCCTCACCACCTTGAAGTGCGATGGCGCCGGGTGGGGCGTGCGGCGCCGCGTCAGGTACATTGGCCGGCATCGCGATGCTTCCAAGGAGCCCACCATGGACGGCTACGAAACAGAGGCCAGcgtcaaggagcagcagcgtcCGGCGCAGGAAGATAAGAGGAGCTCAATGAACGGCAAGAGGAAGCGAGACGTGGCGGAGAGAATCAAGGATAAGCCCAGCaacgagaggaagaagagaaagaagtcATATAAGAGTCccaaaaaggagaagaagcgcCGCGTGGAGGCGAAAGACGGTGACCCTCGGCGCGGCAAGGACCGGTGGTCGGCCGAGCGGTACGCGGCGGCTGAGAGGAGCCTGCTCGAAATCATGCGCTCCAGTGGCGCCCGCTTCGGCGCACCGGTGATGCGCCAGGCGCTGCGGGAGCAAGCTCGTAAGCACATTGGCGACACCGGTCTCCTCGACCACCTTCTTAAGCACATGGCCGGAAGGGTGCCGGATGGCAGCACGGAACGGTTCCGTCGCCGGCACAATGCGGACGGCGCCATGGAGTACTGGCTGGAGCCAGCCGATCTGGCGGAGGTGCGGCGGGAGGCTGGCGTGTCTGATCCATACTGGGTACCCCCACCCGGGTGGAAGCCCGGTGACGATGTGTCACCGGCTGTCGGTGATCTCCTGGTTAAGAGGCAGGTGGAGGAGCTCGCTGAGGAGCTCAATGGTGTCAAAAG GCAAATGGAGCAGCTGAGTTCTAACATGGTGCAGCTGGGCAAGGAAGCAAAATCTGAGTCAGATAGAGCTTACAGTTCATGGAAG GAGAAGTACCACAAGGTGGTTAAGGCCAATGAAAAGCTAGAGAAGCAGGTGTTGTCTCTGAAG GACACCTACGAGAATATGGTTCATAAAAATGGTAAGCTAAAGAAGGAGGTGCGGTCACTGAAG GATAAATATGAGCTAGTAGTTGACAAAAATGACAAGCTAGAGGAGCAGATGGCTTCTCTTTCCAGCTCCTTCTTGTCTTTGAAG GAACAATTTCTGTCGCCAAGAAATGGAGATAAGCTGAAGATGGGAAGAGATGAGGTGGCTGTGGCTCACAAGGATGGCAAGCAAGCAATAGTATGTATTGATGGTGGTGACGAGACCAGCCAGCGAGCAGATGGCACCGTCGTCCAAGCCGGCGAGAAGAGGACGGTGAGGAAGAGCAGCTTCCGCATCTGCAAGCCACAGGGCACGTTCCTGTGGCCAAGCATGGGGTCCGGCACGGCCATCAGCAGCAGGGGAGGAAGCAGCGGCATCAGCTTCGGCATCGGGCCGGATCAGCAGCTCCcccgcagcggcagcagctgccCCAGCGTCGGGCCGTCGTCGCGAGCCCCTGTGGAGGTGGTGATCGCGTCGCCCATGGACGAGCACGCGCTGCTCGGGGACTTCTCCACGCCGCCATCGGCGTCGTCCACCAACAAAGCCATCGCCAAGCTGCTGCCCCTGCCCAGCCCGAGGTCGCCACTCCAGCCACAGCCACTCTTCGCCGCCGCTACAACGCCTGGGTTCACCGTCCCGGCCTTGCACTCCTTCTCCGGCCTCACATTGCGCCATGCT GACTCGTCGGCGCCCTGCGGTGCTCGTGAGATGATGGCCATGTTCAACGCGGAGGCCGGAGGGATCACTACCGTGGGCACTGACCTGGCCCTGGCCACTCCCTCCTACTGCTGA